A stretch of the Oncorhynchus clarkii lewisi isolate Uvic-CL-2024 chromosome 9, UVic_Ocla_1.0, whole genome shotgun sequence genome encodes the following:
- the LOC139416063 gene encoding uncharacterized protein produces the protein MITLCLIFPLLVEMVHGVAGTESSSISQEIGLISANVGDMVVLRCFNAGDEGIMFSFYKQTFGNIPQLISTIYKYDRNATFYQEFKNNPRFSVEGGQGKNHLMIADVELSDSGTYYCGSAYGYKVEFGQGFILIIKDSGSKKMPVIHQSVSESVQPGDSVTLNCTIHIETSAGEHSVFWFRHGSGESHPGIIYTHGDRSDQCEKSPEAGSPTQSCVYNLPKRNLILSDAGTYYCAVASCGVILFGNGTQLDIEGRSVDPLLFVYCLSIALAFAFILIIPLACIIYKMKKTTCLQCSELVSQTRGPSVSRSDAGSQDADSLHYVSLPLSNKKNRSRRQRGNMEEETVVMYSGIRQ, from the exons ATGATCACACTGTGTCTGATATTTCCACTTCTCGTAGAGATGG TTCATGGAGTAGCTGGGACTGAATCCTCATCCATCAGTCAGGAGATTGGTCTCATTTCAGCCAACGTTGGAGACATGGTGGTTTTACGTTGCTTCAATGCAGGCGATGAGGGAATAATGTTCTCCTTTTACAAGCAAACTTTTGGAAATATTCCTCAGCTCATCTCAACCATCTATAAGTATGACAGGAATGCAACATTTTACCAGGAGTTTAAGAATAACCCTCGCTTCTCAGTGGAAGGTGGCCAAGGAAAAAATCACCTAATGATAGCAGATGTGGAACTCTCTGATTCAGGCACATACTACTGTGGAAGTGCTTATGGATACAAGGTGGAGTTTGGACAAGGATTCATTCTCATCATAAAAG ATTCAGGTTCCAAAAAAATGCCTGTTATACATCAgtctgtgtctgagtctgtccAGCCAGGAGACTCTGTGACTCTGAACTGTACAATCCACATTGAGACCAGTGCAGGAGAACACAGTGTCTTTTGGTTCAGACATGGCTCAGGAGAATCCCATCCAGGAATCATTTACACCCATGGAGACAGGAGTGATCAGTGTGAGAAGAGCCCTGAGGCTGGGTCTCCTACACAGAGCTGTGTCTAtaacctcccaaagaggaacctCATTCTCTCTGATGCTGGGACTTACTACTGTGCTGTGGCCTCATGTGGGGTGATACTGTTTGGGAACGGTACCCAGTTGGACATTGAGG GCCGGAGTGTAGACCCTCTTCTCTTTGTATACTGCCTGTCCATAGCATTGGCCTTTGCGTTTATCTTGATCATTCCCCTTGCCTGCATCATTTACAAGATGAAGAAGACAACATGTCTGCAGTGCAGTG AACTGGTCTCTCAGACAAGAGGTCCTTCAGTTTCCCGGTCAGATGCAGGT AGCCAAGATGCAGACAGTCTCCATTACGTTTCTCTGCCTCTGAGCAACAAGAAGAACAGGTCTAGAAGACAGAGAGGAAACATGGAGGAAGAGACAGTGGTCATGTACTCTGGAATTAGACAGTAG